A genomic stretch from Marinobacter fonticola includes:
- the flhF gene encoding flagellar biosynthesis protein FlhF — MKVKRFFAPTMSQALKMVRLEMGEDAVILSNRRVDDGVEIVTALDYDENMARQRLGDAAVQATNGARLAELQADQHRRLEDELGRSRQRIRETRERRSAQPEVVPKPVMTTERAAPSQDPTQAALDAMRAEIHSLRDAVNGRQPEPSAVAKTLASEPDASQQRLAERLEEFGLSSHLAGTLARSSGSGRLEEGWKKSLRTLAAGVRTQDQEIVEQGGIVALMGPTGSGKTTTIGKMAARYVLRHGADSLALVTTDRYRVAAHEQLFVFGRILNVPVRVVDESHSLDRILDDLTDKRLVLIDTAGLTHSDRGHQEQLNELVSSYHPIKPYLVLAATSQPRIMKSTWHCYKMAKPAGCIMTKLDEALTLGEVLGFAMETGLRVAYYTDGQRIPDDIHPAQSVPLVRLGVERMREAREATMVAAGA; from the coding sequence ATGAAGGTTAAACGGTTCTTTGCGCCAACCATGTCACAAGCACTGAAGATGGTGCGTCTCGAGATGGGTGAGGATGCGGTCATCCTGTCCAATCGCCGCGTGGACGATGGTGTCGAAATCGTGACGGCCCTCGACTATGACGAAAATATGGCGCGCCAGCGACTGGGCGATGCCGCCGTGCAAGCGACCAACGGTGCACGCCTGGCAGAACTGCAGGCCGATCAGCACCGCCGCCTGGAAGATGAGCTGGGCCGTTCGCGTCAGCGCATCCGCGAGACCCGCGAGCGTCGTTCGGCGCAACCCGAGGTGGTACCGAAACCCGTGATGACGACCGAGCGGGCTGCGCCTAGCCAGGATCCTACTCAGGCGGCGCTGGACGCCATGCGCGCCGAGATCCACTCTCTGCGGGACGCCGTTAACGGTCGTCAGCCGGAACCGTCTGCGGTCGCCAAGACTTTGGCATCCGAGCCAGACGCCAGCCAGCAGCGATTGGCTGAGCGCCTGGAGGAGTTTGGCCTATCCAGCCATCTGGCCGGTACTCTGGCCCGCAGTAGCGGTTCGGGGCGATTGGAGGAAGGCTGGAAGAAATCCTTGCGAACGCTGGCAGCCGGAGTACGCACTCAGGATCAGGAAATCGTGGAGCAGGGTGGTATCGTCGCTTTGATGGGCCCCACCGGTTCCGGTAAAACCACCACCATCGGCAAAATGGCGGCGCGATACGTCCTGCGTCACGGGGCAGATTCGCTGGCGCTGGTGACGACCGACCGCTACCGGGTTGCGGCGCACGAGCAGCTTTTCGTATTCGGCCGGATTCTTAATGTGCCGGTGCGGGTGGTGGATGAAAGCCACTCGCTCGACCGTATTTTGGACGATCTGACGGACAAGCGCCTGGTGCTGATCGACACCGCCGGCCTGACCCATTCCGATCGGGGACATCAGGAACAGCTCAATGAACTGGTGTCCAGCTACCACCCGATCAAGCCTTATCTGGTGCTGGCTGCAACCAGTCAGCCGCGCATTATGAAATCCACATGGCATTGCTATAAGATGGCGAAGCCTGCCGGATGTATCATGACCAAGCTGGACGAAGCATTGACCCTCGGCGAAGTGCTCGGGTTTGCCATGGAGACGGGTCTTCGCGTGGCTTATTATACCGACGGTCAACGTATCCCAGATGATATCCATCCGGCGCAATCGGTGCCGCTCGTACGCCTGGGCGTCGAGCGAATGCGCGAGGCTAGAGAGGCGACTATGGTTGCAGCGGGCGCTTGA
- a CDS encoding MinD/ParA family protein, giving the protein MSRPNPVQVIAVSGGKGGVGKSNVSVNLAIALAQMGRRVVVLDADLGLANIDVLLGITANRNLADVLSGECELRDVLVDGPGGIKIVPASSGTQRMTQLTMMEHAGLINAFSDLGDQIDVLIVDTAAGISEGVISFLRASQELLLVVCDEPTSITDAYALIKLMNRDHGVSRFRILANQVRNDQEGKHLFGKLTRVTERFLDVALQYEGMVPYDEAVKKAVQRQRAVLDAYPRAKASLAIKALAQRVDNWPLPSSPRGHLEFFVERLVDV; this is encoded by the coding sequence ATGAGTAGACCAAATCCGGTTCAGGTAATCGCCGTATCCGGCGGCAAAGGGGGCGTTGGCAAGAGTAACGTCTCAGTCAATCTGGCTATTGCCCTGGCGCAGATGGGGCGTCGCGTTGTCGTCCTGGATGCCGATCTGGGACTGGCCAACATCGACGTGTTGTTAGGCATCACAGCCAACCGCAACCTGGCCGATGTGTTGTCCGGCGAATGCGAACTTCGGGACGTCCTTGTGGATGGCCCTGGCGGTATCAAAATCGTGCCGGCCTCTTCCGGTACTCAGCGCATGACGCAGCTGACCATGATGGAGCATGCCGGCCTTATCAATGCGTTTAGCGACTTGGGTGATCAAATCGACGTCCTGATCGTCGATACGGCGGCCGGGATCTCCGAGGGTGTGATTAGCTTCTTGCGGGCCTCCCAGGAGTTATTGCTGGTCGTCTGCGATGAACCGACCTCCATTACCGACGCCTATGCCCTGATCAAGTTAATGAATCGCGATCATGGGGTTAGCCGTTTTCGCATCCTCGCCAACCAGGTTCGCAACGATCAGGAAGGCAAGCATCTTTTTGGCAAGCTGACCCGCGTTACCGAGCGCTTCCTGGATGTTGCGCTACAATATGAGGGCATGGTTCCTTACGACGAGGCCGTTAAGAAAGCGGTTCAACGCCAGCGTGCAGTACTCGATGCCTATCCGCGGGCAAAGGCGTCGCTGGCTATCAAGGCGTTGGCACAGAGGGTCGACAACTGGCCGTTGCCGTCATCGCCCCGGGGTCACCTTGAATTCTTCGTTGAACGCCTTGTGGATGTCTGA
- a CDS encoding RNA polymerase sigma factor FliA, with translation MKLAKGLGIYHQTSERKAHDLVELHAPLVKKIALHLLARLPASVQLEDLMQAGMIGLLEAAQKYEATKGASFETYAGIRIRGAIVDEIRKGDWVPRSVHRNSRRIAQAIKAVEGRTGREATDAEVAEELDMPLSEYHACLADSSGGRLFSLDELNESGDVPITNEDSGADVPFEALSSEGFRRSLAEAISSLPEREKLVLSLYYQEELNLKEIGAVIGVSESRVSQIHSQAALRLKARLSGWQAA, from the coding sequence ATGAAGTTGGCAAAAGGCCTGGGAATCTACCATCAAACCAGCGAGCGTAAAGCGCATGACTTAGTCGAGCTGCATGCGCCGCTGGTTAAGAAAATCGCGCTGCATCTCCTGGCGCGTCTACCTGCCTCTGTTCAGTTGGAAGACCTCATGCAGGCCGGCATGATTGGGCTGCTGGAGGCTGCGCAGAAGTATGAGGCTACCAAAGGGGCATCCTTCGAAACCTATGCGGGCATCCGTATCCGTGGCGCCATTGTCGATGAAATTCGCAAAGGCGACTGGGTACCCCGTTCCGTACACCGCAATTCCCGGCGTATTGCCCAGGCGATCAAGGCGGTCGAGGGTCGCACGGGGCGCGAGGCCACCGATGCCGAGGTGGCTGAAGAGCTCGATATGCCACTGTCCGAATACCACGCCTGCCTGGCTGATTCCAGCGGCGGACGACTTTTTAGTCTCGATGAGCTAAATGAATCCGGCGACGTGCCGATAACCAATGAAGACAGTGGTGCTGACGTACCGTTCGAGGCCTTATCTTCGGAAGGTTTCCGGCGCAGTCTGGCCGAGGCCATTAGCAGTTTGCCCGAGCGCGAGAAGCTGGTTCTTAGCCTTTACTACCAGGAAGAGCTGAACCTCAAGGAGATCGGTGCCGTCATTGGGGTGAGCGAGAGCCGGGTCAGTCAGATTCATAGTCAGGCAGCCTTGCGGCTGAAGGCCCGGTTGAGCGGGTGGCAGGCGGCCTGA
- the cheY gene encoding chemotaxis response regulator CheY, which yields MDKNMKILIVDDFSTMRRIIKNLLRDLGFTNTDEADDGNTALPMLKSGKYDFLVTDWNMPGMSGFELLQAVRADANLKSLPVLMVTAEAKRDQIVAAAQAGVNGYVVKPFTAAVLKEKIEKIFERIQS from the coding sequence TTGGACAAGAACATGAAAATTCTGATCGTGGACGATTTTTCCACGATGCGGCGGATCATTAAGAATCTGCTTCGCGACCTTGGTTTCACCAATACCGACGAAGCGGACGATGGCAATACAGCGTTGCCCATGCTTAAAAGCGGCAAATACGACTTCCTAGTCACCGACTGGAACATGCCTGGGATGTCCGGGTTCGAGCTGCTGCAGGCCGTGCGCGCGGACGCCAACCTGAAGAGCCTCCCGGTGCTGATGGTGACCGCCGAAGCCAAGCGCGACCAGATCGTTGCTGCGGCCCAGGCGGGTGTCAACGGTTACGTGGTCAAGCCTTTTACAGCGGCAGTCCTGAAGGAAAAGATCGAGAAGATCTTCGAACGCATTCAGTCCTGA
- a CDS encoding protein phosphatase CheZ encodes MGNPENNTGKLDPEVVEKLQLQASELKAMVDAGDYPAAMRLIDELNDVRDQSLYREVGRLTRSLHEAIRNFQIDAQNPEQREALSMMADASDRLTYVVQMTGNAANRTMDLVEEAMPKANAMKEQAQALRAEWHKLRRREMDASEFRELYQRIDAFFEHTANDAEVIYGHLSEILLAQDFQDLTGQVIQKVTTLVKDVEEHLLNLVVMASHVDQITGTVHEMGDVKENIEKGVGPQMRAEEREDVVSDQDDVDDLLSSLGF; translated from the coding sequence ATGGGTAATCCAGAAAATAATACCGGTAAGCTCGACCCGGAAGTCGTCGAGAAGCTTCAGCTTCAGGCCAGCGAGCTTAAGGCCATGGTGGACGCCGGGGATTACCCTGCAGCCATGCGCCTGATCGATGAGCTGAACGATGTGCGTGATCAGAGTCTCTACCGGGAAGTCGGCCGGTTGACGCGTAGCCTCCACGAAGCCATCCGTAATTTCCAGATCGATGCACAGAACCCCGAGCAGCGCGAAGCCCTGTCGATGATGGCCGATGCCTCGGATCGTCTGACGTACGTGGTGCAAATGACCGGCAACGCCGCCAATCGCACCATGGATCTCGTGGAAGAGGCCATGCCGAAGGCCAATGCCATGAAAGAACAGGCGCAGGCGCTGAGAGCCGAGTGGCACAAGTTGCGTCGCCGGGAAATGGACGCCAGCGAATTCCGCGAGCTGTACCAGCGCATTGACGCTTTCTTCGAGCACACCGCGAACGATGCCGAAGTGATCTACGGGCACCTCTCGGAGATCCTGTTGGCGCAGGATTTCCAGGATCTGACGGGCCAGGTTATCCAGAAGGTCACCACCCTGGTCAAGGACGTCGAAGAGCATCTGTTGAACCTTGTGGTGATGGCCAGTCACGTTGACCAGATTACTGGCACGGTCCACGAAATGGGTGACGTCAAAGAGAATATCGAGAAAGGTGTAGGGCCTCAGATGCGCGCCGAAGAGCGCGAAGATGTCGTCTCCGATCAGGATGATGTTGATGATCTCCTGTCTAGCCTTGGTTTTTGA
- a CDS encoding chemotaxis protein CheA: MAFDADEEILQDFLVEAGEILEKLSEQLVDLEQNPDDSDLLNAIFRGFHTVKGGAGFLQLDALVNCCHSAENVFDILRNHKRRVDSELMDVVLEVLDNVNAMFDQVRNREEPTPADPALIASLDALAKPQADDEPAEQPAAVAAPESEAADTSSAEGDGDSDITDDEFERLLDALEGEGEAPSGENASSASGDDISDDEFEQLLDNLHGQGKHGGAPAAAADDTSAKSAGGDDISDDEFESLLDELHGKGQFKGTVDEAAGEEPAAKPKTEGAASGGGSDLISDDEFESLLDELHGKGKSPAPEATADKAAKSKPGSSKPEPAKPEPKKAEKPAAKAPVGKDEAKAPAAAPAVPSRDSAPAAETTVRVDTKRLDDIMNMVGELVLVRNRLQRLGAASEDEHMQKAVSNLDVVTTDLQSAVMQTRMQPIKKVFGRFPRVVRDLARSLKKEINLVMHGEETDLDKNLVEALSDPLVHLVRNSVDHGIETPEVREAAGKPRVGKVTLSAQQEGDHILLMIEDDGAGMDPDKLRQKAVEKGLYDQDAADRLTNTECYNLIFAPGFSTKDQISDVSGRGVGMDVVKTKISQLNGTLHVESAKGKGSSIIIKVPLTLAIMPTLMIMLGDQSFALPLVNVVEIFHLDLSKKNIVDGRECIVVRDKVFPLFHIKNWLVRGAGEPEPENAHVVIVAMGTKRVGFVVDQLIGQEEVVIKPLGRMLHGTPGVAGATITGDGRIALIIDVPSLLQQYG, from the coding sequence ATGGCGTTTGATGCTGACGAAGAGATACTCCAGGATTTTCTGGTCGAGGCCGGTGAAATTCTCGAAAAGTTGTCCGAGCAGTTGGTGGATCTCGAACAGAATCCGGACGATAGCGATCTCCTGAATGCCATTTTCCGCGGCTTCCACACCGTCAAGGGTGGGGCGGGCTTTCTCCAGCTCGATGCGCTGGTTAACTGTTGTCATTCGGCGGAAAACGTTTTCGACATCCTGCGCAACCATAAGCGGAGGGTCGACTCGGAATTGATGGACGTTGTGCTTGAAGTACTCGACAACGTCAACGCCATGTTCGACCAGGTTCGCAACCGGGAGGAGCCGACCCCGGCCGATCCGGCCCTGATTGCGTCCCTCGACGCCCTGGCGAAACCACAGGCCGACGATGAGCCTGCCGAGCAACCCGCCGCCGTCGCAGCCCCGGAGTCTGAAGCTGCGGATACGTCCTCTGCCGAGGGCGACGGCGACAGCGATATTACCGACGACGAATTCGAACGGCTGCTCGATGCGCTGGAAGGCGAGGGCGAGGCGCCCTCCGGGGAGAACGCATCTTCTGCCAGCGGCGATGACATTTCCGATGACGAATTCGAGCAGCTTTTAGACAACCTGCACGGTCAGGGCAAGCACGGTGGCGCGCCGGCAGCCGCCGCAGACGATACCAGCGCTAAATCCGCCGGCGGCGATGACATCAGTGACGACGAATTCGAGTCGTTGCTGGACGAGCTGCATGGCAAGGGACAGTTTAAAGGCACCGTGGATGAGGCGGCTGGCGAAGAACCGGCAGCCAAACCCAAAACCGAGGGAGCCGCATCCGGTGGTGGCAGCGATCTGATCTCTGACGACGAGTTCGAAAGTCTGCTCGATGAATTGCATGGCAAAGGCAAGTCACCGGCGCCTGAAGCCACAGCGGACAAAGCCGCCAAATCCAAGCCCGGATCGTCCAAACCTGAGCCGGCTAAGCCTGAACCGAAGAAAGCCGAAAAACCGGCTGCCAAGGCACCGGTAGGCAAAGACGAGGCCAAGGCACCGGCCGCGGCACCTGCCGTACCGTCGCGCGATTCGGCACCGGCAGCGGAGACCACCGTTCGTGTGGATACCAAGCGCCTGGACGACATCATGAACATGGTGGGCGAGCTGGTGCTGGTCCGTAACCGGCTACAGCGTTTAGGTGCGGCGAGCGAAGACGAGCACATGCAGAAGGCGGTGTCTAATCTGGACGTCGTCACAACGGACCTGCAATCCGCCGTTATGCAGACCCGGATGCAGCCGATCAAGAAGGTTTTCGGGCGTTTCCCGCGGGTCGTGCGCGATCTGGCGCGAAGCCTGAAAAAAGAAATTAACCTCGTGATGCACGGGGAAGAAACCGACCTGGACAAGAACCTGGTCGAAGCCCTGTCGGACCCGCTGGTTCACTTGGTGCGCAACTCGGTCGATCACGGTATCGAGACGCCGGAGGTGCGAGAGGCGGCGGGCAAGCCGCGCGTCGGTAAAGTGACTTTGTCAGCGCAGCAGGAGGGCGATCATATCCTTCTGATGATCGAGGACGACGGCGCCGGTATGGACCCTGACAAGCTGCGGCAAAAGGCGGTGGAAAAGGGTCTTTACGATCAGGATGCTGCGGACCGCCTGACCAATACCGAATGCTACAACCTGATTTTTGCGCCCGGCTTTTCCACTAAGGACCAGATCTCCGACGTGTCCGGGCGAGGCGTGGGCATGGATGTGGTCAAGACCAAGATCAGCCAGCTCAACGGGACCTTGCATGTCGAGTCCGCGAAAGGAAAGGGCTCGAGCATCATTATCAAGGTGCCGCTGACCCTAGCCATCATGCCAACGCTGATGATCATGCTCGGCGACCAGTCTTTCGCTCTACCGCTGGTCAATGTTGTGGAAATCTTCCACCTGGATCTGAGCAAGAAGAACATCGTCGACGGTCGCGAGTGCATTGTCGTGCGTGACAAGGTGTTTCCGCTGTTCCATATCAAGAACTGGCTGGTGCGTGGCGCCGGCGAGCCGGAACCTGAAAACGCGCATGTGGTGATTGTGGCCATGGGGACCAAACGTGTCGGCTTCGTGGTCGACCAGTTGATCGGACAAGAAGAAGTGGTCATCAAACCGCTGGGTCGCATGCTTCACGGCACGCCGGGCGTGGCCGGAGCGACGATCACCGGTGACGGCCGTATCGCGTTGATTATCGACGTTCCGAGTCTGCTGCAGCAGTATGGTTAG
- a CDS encoding protein-glutamate methylesterase/protein-glutamine glutaminase has product MTVSVLVVDDSGFFRKRLTEILNASGNIRVVGAATNGREAVDMADKLRPDVITMDYEMPVMDGISAVREIMKRRPTPVLMFSSLTYEGARVTLDALEAGAVDFLPKNFEEIARDSSQLQRILRERILDVSRSRPGARSAPQTPSTPPPAQAARPQTRPAPERREPARRGADTGSETPRQTRRTPARSYSVVGIGTSTGGPIALQRVLTRLPSRFPSPIVLVQHMPASFTPAFADRLNKLCQIEVRQAEDGDMLKPGLALLAPGGKQMMVENKGPHGRIRILPGDERLTYKPCVDVTFGSLARGFPGKTLGIILTGMGADGKEGCRMMKQAGSVVWSQDEKSSVIYGMPMAVAKAGLSDEILTLDDIGPRMVEGVS; this is encoded by the coding sequence ATGACGGTTTCAGTTCTGGTCGTTGATGATTCCGGTTTTTTTCGCAAGCGACTGACCGAAATCCTGAATGCCTCCGGCAACATTCGCGTCGTTGGTGCCGCTACTAATGGCCGTGAGGCCGTGGACATGGCGGACAAACTACGTCCGGACGTCATTACCATGGATTACGAGATGCCGGTCATGGATGGCATCTCGGCAGTCAGGGAAATCATGAAGCGTCGGCCCACACCGGTGCTGATGTTCTCCTCTCTCACCTACGAAGGCGCGCGGGTTACGTTGGATGCGCTTGAGGCTGGCGCCGTTGACTTCCTGCCCAAGAACTTTGAAGAAATTGCCCGGGACAGCAGCCAGCTCCAGCGCATCCTGAGGGAACGTATCCTGGATGTTTCCCGCAGCCGGCCAGGTGCGCGGTCAGCGCCTCAGACACCGTCGACGCCGCCTCCTGCGCAGGCGGCGAGGCCGCAAACCCGGCCCGCACCCGAGCGACGGGAACCGGCGCGGCGAGGTGCTGACACGGGGTCGGAAACACCCCGCCAAACCCGCCGTACGCCGGCGCGGAGCTACAGTGTGGTGGGGATTGGTACCTCCACCGGTGGACCCATAGCGTTGCAGCGAGTGCTTACCCGTCTGCCGTCCCGGTTTCCGTCGCCGATCGTGCTGGTTCAGCACATGCCCGCGAGCTTCACGCCGGCGTTTGCCGATCGTTTGAACAAGTTATGCCAGATCGAAGTCCGCCAGGCCGAAGATGGCGACATGCTCAAGCCTGGTCTGGCACTGCTGGCCCCGGGCGGCAAGCAGATGATGGTCGAAAACAAGGGGCCACACGGTCGTATCCGAATCCTTCCCGGCGATGAGCGCCTGACCTACAAGCCCTGTGTCGACGTAACCTTCGGTTCGCTAGCGCGCGGCTTTCCGGGCAAGACCCTGGGCATCATCCTGACCGGTATGGGCGCCGACGGGAAAGAAGGCTGCCGGATGATGAAACAGGCCGGAAGCGTGGTGTGGTCGCAGGATGAAAAATCGTCCGTGATCTATGGCATGCCCATGGCGGTGGCCAAAGCCGGCCTGAGCGACGAAATCCTGACACTGGACGACATCGGACCGCGGATGGTTGAGGGCGTCAGTTAA
- a CDS encoding flagellar motor protein, translating to MDVLSLLGIILAFAAILGGNMLEGGTLGSLFNGPAGIIVIGGTVAATILQTSWNVIKRAMRQSRWVFVPPYIGLEDGIDKVINWSVRARKQGLLGLEGLAEREPERFARKGLQLLVDGAETETIRSILEVELESREQSDLDAARVFEAMGGYAPTIGIIGAVMGLIQVMTNLEDPSSLGAGIATAFVATIYGVALANLLFFPVANKLRGIVRQRTRYEDMMIDGIIAIAEGENPRSIELRLRGFIQ from the coding sequence ATGGATGTCCTCAGCTTGCTGGGTATTATCCTGGCATTTGCCGCCATTCTCGGCGGCAATATGTTGGAAGGCGGGACACTGGGGTCCCTGTTCAATGGCCCGGCCGGCATTATCGTCATCGGCGGAACGGTGGCAGCCACGATCCTGCAAACCTCCTGGAATGTCATTAAGCGTGCGATGCGTCAGTCCCGCTGGGTCTTTGTTCCGCCTTATATCGGCCTGGAAGATGGTATCGACAAGGTCATCAACTGGAGCGTTCGCGCCAGGAAGCAGGGACTACTGGGCCTTGAAGGCTTGGCCGAACGTGAACCGGAGCGCTTTGCCCGCAAAGGCCTGCAGCTGTTAGTGGATGGCGCCGAAACCGAGACCATCCGCAGCATTCTCGAGGTCGAGCTGGAGTCCCGTGAGCAAAGCGATCTGGACGCCGCCCGGGTTTTCGAGGCCATGGGGGGCTATGCGCCCACCATCGGCATCATCGGCGCGGTCATGGGACTGATTCAGGTGATGACCAATCTTGAGGATCCTAGCTCCCTGGGCGCCGGTATCGCGACTGCATTCGTCGCCACCATCTACGGTGTAGCGTTGGCGAATCTGCTGTTCTTTCCGGTAGCCAATAAGCTGCGGGGCATCGTTCGTCAGCGCACGCGTTATGAAGACATGATGATCGACGGCATTATCGCCATTGCGGAGGGTGAGAACCCCCGTTCCATCGAGCTCCGGCTTCGGGGCTTCATTCAATAG
- the motD gene encoding flagellar motor protein MotD, whose protein sequence is MRNRRRTEDDMHNRERWLISYADFITLLFGFFVVMYSVSSVNEGKYKVLSETLTGVFNAPQRSVEPITVGEHTSRPDAADSQIVAPPVAQAPANDADGEQGRSQALQSIANQFQDEFETLINQGLITVETSSEWIELSLQNSLLFGSGNAEPHYDAFPVVESIARILVGHDNAIRVEGFTDNQPIRTSAYPSNWELSAARAAAIVRLLAQNEVDPQRMAAIGYGQFQPVARNDTAEGRSRNRRVVLLISRDASIRGAVR, encoded by the coding sequence ATGCGAAACCGGCGTCGAACTGAAGACGACATGCATAATCGCGAGCGGTGGCTGATCTCCTACGCCGACTTCATCACCTTGCTGTTCGGTTTCTTTGTCGTGATGTATTCCGTGTCCTCTGTCAACGAGGGCAAGTACAAGGTGCTTTCCGAAACCCTGACGGGCGTATTCAATGCCCCCCAGCGCTCCGTCGAGCCGATCACGGTGGGTGAACACACGTCCCGTCCGGACGCGGCGGATAGCCAGATCGTTGCACCGCCGGTCGCTCAGGCTCCCGCCAACGATGCGGACGGCGAGCAAGGCCGCAGCCAGGCGCTGCAAAGCATCGCCAATCAGTTTCAGGATGAGTTTGAAACCCTCATCAATCAGGGGCTGATTACCGTCGAAACCAGTAGCGAGTGGATCGAGCTGAGTCTGCAGAACAGCTTGCTGTTCGGATCCGGCAATGCCGAGCCTCACTACGACGCCTTCCCCGTCGTGGAGTCCATCGCCCGCATTCTAGTCGGCCATGATAACGCGATCCGGGTCGAGGGCTTCACCGACAATCAACCGATTCGCACTAGCGCCTACCCCTCCAACTGGGAGCTTTCTGCTGCCCGGGCGGCAGCCATTGTCCGCTTGCTGGCGCAGAACGAGGTGGATCCCCAGCGTATGGCTGCCATTGGCTACGGGCAGTTCCAGCCGGTGGCGCGCAACGATACTGCCGAAGGCCGTAGCCGCAACCGTCGCGTGGTGCTGTTGATCTCCAGGGACGCTAGCATCCGGGGCGCCGTTCGGTAG
- a CDS encoding ParA family protein: protein MRIWAVANQKGGVGKTTSVVALGGLLAQSGKRVLVADLDPHGSLTTWFGYDPDRLEHSVFDLFQHKGKVPEGLPAQLLVETSCKGMSMLPASTALATLERKMVGVEGMGLIISRALAQLWDDFDYVLLDNTPSLGVLMVNALAASQRLVVPVQTEFLAMKGLERMLNTLQMIMRSRNNPLPYTIVPTLFDRRTQASMQSLNALRKLYEENVWRFAIPVDTKFRDASQAGQVPSAYSADTHGVRAYRRLLEDLLGQAGGRE, encoded by the coding sequence GTGCGAATTTGGGCGGTAGCCAATCAAAAAGGCGGTGTTGGAAAGACGACTTCGGTCGTTGCGCTTGGCGGTTTGCTGGCTCAGTCCGGCAAACGCGTCCTGGTTGCCGATCTTGACCCCCACGGTTCCCTCACAACTTGGTTCGGCTACGATCCTGACCGGCTGGAGCATAGTGTCTTCGACCTATTCCAGCACAAGGGCAAGGTGCCGGAAGGTCTGCCTGCGCAGCTCTTGGTGGAGACCTCCTGTAAGGGCATGTCCATGCTGCCGGCCAGCACCGCTCTAGCGACCCTGGAGCGCAAAATGGTGGGCGTCGAGGGGATGGGGCTGATTATTTCCCGTGCCCTGGCGCAGCTCTGGGACGACTTCGACTACGTATTGCTGGATAACACGCCCTCCTTGGGGGTGCTGATGGTCAACGCCTTGGCAGCCTCCCAGCGATTGGTGGTACCGGTGCAGACCGAATTCCTGGCGATGAAGGGCTTGGAGCGCATGCTAAACACGTTGCAGATGATTATGCGTTCGCGTAATAACCCGCTGCCTTACACCATCGTGCCAACGCTGTTCGACCGACGAACTCAGGCCTCCATGCAGAGCCTGAATGCGTTGCGCAAGTTGTACGAAGAGAACGTCTGGCGCTTCGCTATCCCGGTGGATACCAAGTTCCGGGACGCCAGCCAGGCGGGACAGGTGCCCTCCGCGTACAGCGCAGATACCCATGGTGTGCGTGCCTACCGCCGATTGCTGGAAGATCTGCTGGGGCAAGCCGGAGGTCGCGAGTGA
- a CDS encoding chemotaxis protein CheW, translating to MEKRSQKAAYADPTSALTDYLDELLHVATTTVVEAPQPEVAQESVSLAPEPPEDESIVSAEKQAERDARRARVRARVERARAQRAQKTAVADEPLVQPRVAESLLLAEPEVAPQATERVVPVAAEPQPETALEGLPAWAEHAFECLIFKVAGLQLAVPLVLLGAIHRMETDLHEIPGRPPWFMGMLSSSERNLRVVDTAEWVMAGRVPQGARDGYKFVIRLDQSDWGLACDEVAQSFTLRPDDVKWRSERSRRPWLAGTVVGHMCALLDVSAMTWLLSRAEKEHQLDLS from the coding sequence ATGGAAAAGCGCAGTCAAAAAGCCGCCTACGCCGACCCCACGTCAGCGCTCACCGATTACCTCGATGAGTTGTTGCATGTGGCAACGACAACGGTGGTGGAAGCGCCGCAACCGGAGGTCGCTCAAGAATCTGTTTCGTTAGCGCCCGAGCCGCCTGAGGACGAGTCGATCGTCAGTGCAGAAAAACAGGCGGAGCGTGATGCGCGCCGGGCGCGCGTGCGTGCTAGGGTGGAGCGCGCACGCGCGCAACGTGCACAAAAGACAGCGGTTGCCGATGAGCCCCTGGTCCAGCCTCGGGTCGCTGAATCGCTGCTCTTGGCAGAGCCTGAGGTTGCTCCGCAGGCGACTGAGCGCGTCGTGCCGGTCGCCGCCGAACCTCAGCCCGAAACGGCACTCGAGGGTCTGCCGGCTTGGGCCGAACACGCGTTCGAGTGCCTGATTTTTAAAGTGGCCGGTTTGCAGTTGGCTGTGCCTCTGGTGCTTCTAGGGGCGATCCATCGCATGGAGACGGATCTGCACGAGATTCCCGGTCGACCCCCGTGGTTTATGGGCATGCTGTCCTCCAGCGAGCGCAACCTGCGCGTCGTCGATACGGCTGAATGGGTCATGGCTGGCCGTGTTCCCCAAGGCGCCCGCGATGGCTACAAGTTTGTGATCCGGCTCGACCAAAGCGACTGGGGGTTGGCCTGCGACGAAGTGGCTCAGTCCTTTACCCTCCGTCCTGACGACGTGAAATGGCGCTCGGAGCGCAGCCGTCGGCCTTGGCTGGCGGGAACGGTTGTCGGTCATATGTGCGCGCTGCTCGATGTCAGCGCCATGACCTGGTTGTTATCCCGGGCGGAGAAGGAACACCAGCTGGATCTGAGCTAG